From Chlamydiifrater volucris, one genomic window encodes:
- a CDS encoding glycine--tRNA ligase encodes MSGEKCLTLQEMMTAILKFWSDYGCVVHQGYDLETGAGTFNPATFLRALGPEPYRTAYIEPSRRPQDGRYGLHPNRLQNYHQLQVILKPVPNNLQELFLDSLKSIGLDLQEHDIRFVHDDWENPTIGAWGLGWEVWLNGMEITQMTYFQSVGSKALDAISGEITYGIERIAMYLQKKNSVYDIMWNDSLTYGDIVHDFEKTWSHYNFDEANTNMWLRHFEDFSEEATRCVAANLPASAYDFVIKASHAFNILDARGVISVTERTRYIARIRQLARLVADSYVKWREALGFPLMKLSPNTDSDTSCGPTLNLCPSVKTPQDFVLEIGSEELPATFVPIGIKNLENAIHVLFKDQGISHSGISVLGSPRRLTVYVRNMSPFSVKEQEEKKGPPISSLYDANLKLTECGKKFFESQGFPALHFEDLASFPQFEIRKIKGIDYLFVIRPASSCLSTEILTETIPNLIKDLKFPKKMVWDETNFEYARPIRWLLALYGSSVVPIQIGKVIASNFSYGHRQLSPGRIEITCASEYETSLERAKVIVSHHVRKTMIEEGLSKICAKHALEALSKNKLCEETCFLSEYPFVAEASFDKKFCSLPIELLTAEMVQHQKYFPLKTLEGSMSNVFAIVCDNIPNSTIIEGNEKALVPRLTDGKFLFEQDLKTPLESFIDKLRSVTFIEGLGTLHDKVERLKKHAGIIQNLVPVYDELDLISSVTYCKADLVSSVVNEFPELQGIMGGYYARNASLPDRVSTAIGEHLCHITKEKIISRLGALLSLIDRFDNILACFLLGLKPSSSQDPYALRRQSLEILILLKTLDVPVELRDVLSNCLKHFPPVEASEPEKKIVEEVTSFILGRLKTLLSSSLECSKEEISAVMEKSSSNPVLLFKRAEALKAFRAVSKSKMTKILTGYKRLKNILASIDSSVKASEHPAALTADQEIDFLQFLSQEAPDEVCDLNYFSYLELLTDKVNTFLDSVRVSEGESCVIYARRMLLERAETQFNKFYVLDKIGF; translated from the coding sequence TTGTCTGGAGAAAAATGTCTCACATTACAAGAAATGATGACAGCAATCCTAAAATTTTGGAGCGACTATGGGTGCGTGGTACATCAGGGATATGACTTGGAAACCGGAGCAGGGACTTTTAATCCAGCGACTTTTTTGAGAGCTCTAGGCCCAGAACCTTACAGAACTGCTTACATTGAACCGTCTAGAAGACCCCAGGATGGTCGGTACGGACTGCACCCCAACAGACTACAAAACTACCACCAACTTCAAGTTATCCTCAAGCCAGTGCCAAACAACCTACAAGAGTTGTTTCTTGATTCACTAAAATCCATAGGATTAGACCTTCAGGAACATGATATCCGCTTCGTTCATGATGATTGGGAAAATCCTACCATAGGTGCTTGGGGGTTGGGTTGGGAAGTCTGGCTGAACGGAATGGAAATAACACAAATGACTTATTTCCAATCCGTGGGAAGTAAAGCGTTGGATGCTATTAGTGGAGAGATTACTTATGGTATCGAGCGGATTGCCATGTACTTACAAAAGAAAAATTCTGTATATGACATCATGTGGAATGATTCCCTAACCTACGGGGATATCGTTCATGATTTCGAAAAGACGTGGAGCCATTATAATTTTGATGAAGCTAACACAAATATGTGGTTGCGTCACTTTGAAGATTTCTCCGAGGAAGCTACTCGATGTGTAGCAGCTAACCTTCCTGCCTCAGCTTACGATTTTGTGATAAAGGCCTCCCATGCATTTAACATCTTAGATGCTCGAGGCGTAATTTCTGTTACAGAAAGGACTCGTTATATTGCACGTATTCGTCAATTGGCTAGATTGGTGGCAGATTCCTACGTCAAATGGAGAGAAGCTTTAGGTTTTCCTTTAATGAAACTGAGTCCGAACACTGATTCTGATACTAGTTGTGGACCAACTTTGAACCTCTGTCCCTCTGTAAAAACTCCCCAAGATTTTGTCTTGGAGATTGGTTCTGAAGAACTACCAGCTACTTTCGTCCCAATCGGGATAAAAAATTTAGAAAATGCAATCCACGTTCTTTTCAAAGATCAAGGAATCTCTCACTCAGGAATCTCTGTCTTAGGCAGCCCTAGAAGACTAACTGTCTATGTCCGCAATATGTCTCCATTTTCGGTCAAAGAACAAGAAGAAAAAAAGGGCCCACCAATATCCTCTCTTTACGATGCAAATCTCAAACTCACAGAGTGTGGGAAGAAATTTTTTGAGTCACAAGGTTTCCCAGCCCTACATTTTGAAGACTTAGCCTCCTTCCCTCAGTTTGAAATTAGAAAGATCAAAGGTATCGACTATTTGTTTGTAATCCGACCCGCTTCTTCTTGCTTGAGTACGGAAATTTTAACTGAAACTATTCCCAACCTAATTAAGGATCTGAAATTCCCTAAAAAGATGGTTTGGGACGAAACTAACTTTGAGTACGCTAGGCCCATCCGATGGTTACTTGCCTTGTACGGATCCTCTGTAGTTCCGATACAGATAGGCAAAGTTATTGCGAGTAACTTTTCCTATGGACATCGTCAGTTGTCACCCGGTCGTATTGAAATTACTTGCGCCAGCGAATATGAAACTAGCTTGGAAAGAGCTAAGGTCATAGTCTCCCACCATGTCCGCAAAACTATGATAGAAGAGGGACTGAGTAAAATCTGTGCAAAACACGCTCTTGAGGCCTTGTCAAAAAATAAACTTTGCGAGGAAACCTGTTTCCTAAGTGAGTACCCTTTCGTAGCCGAGGCTTCTTTTGACAAAAAATTCTGCTCTCTCCCTATAGAGCTTCTAACCGCGGAAATGGTTCAACATCAGAAATATTTCCCCCTAAAAACTCTGGAGGGAAGTATGTCCAATGTATTTGCGATTGTCTGTGATAACATACCAAACTCTACCATCATTGAGGGCAATGAGAAAGCTTTGGTTCCTCGACTGACAGACGGAAAATTTTTATTTGAGCAAGATTTAAAAACACCTTTGGAGAGTTTCATAGATAAGTTGCGTTCTGTTACCTTTATTGAAGGATTAGGCACTTTACACGATAAAGTGGAAAGGTTAAAGAAGCACGCTGGCATAATTCAAAATTTAGTCCCAGTGTACGATGAGTTAGATCTGATCTCTAGTGTTACTTACTGTAAGGCCGATTTGGTTTCTTCTGTTGTGAATGAATTTCCGGAACTCCAAGGAATCATGGGTGGGTATTACGCCCGAAATGCTTCTCTCCCGGATAGAGTCTCTACCGCGATAGGAGAACATCTTTGCCATATCACTAAAGAAAAAATTATTTCTCGTTTAGGAGCCCTATTAAGCCTTATCGATCGGTTTGACAATATACTGGCTTGTTTCTTGCTAGGATTAAAGCCTTCTTCTTCTCAAGATCCCTATGCTTTGAGAAGACAATCTCTTGAGATCTTAATTCTTTTGAAAACTTTGGATGTTCCTGTTGAGCTCCGAGATGTATTATCGAACTGCTTAAAACATTTCCCTCCTGTTGAGGCATCTGAACCTGAAAAAAAGATTGTTGAAGAAGTCACTTCATTTATTTTAGGTAGGTTAAAAACTTTACTTTCTTCTTCTCTGGAATGTTCTAAAGAGGAAATTTCCGCTGTTATGGAAAAATCTAGTTCTAACCCTGTTTTACTATTTAAAAGAGCAGAAGCTTTAAAAGCTTTCAGGGCTGTTTCTAAAAGCAAGATGACCAAGATACTTACTGGATACAAGCGACTCAAAAACATTCTAGCTTCCATAGATTCATCTGTAAAAGCAAGTGAACACCCAGCAGCTTTAACAGCAGACCAGGAAATAGATTTCTTGCAATTTTTATCACAAGAGGCTCCCGATGAGGTTTGTGACCTAAATTACTTCTCCTATCTGGAACTCCTGACAGACAAAGTAAACACATTTCTGGATTCAGTAAGAGTATCCGAGGGAGAAAGTTGCGTCATCTACGCAAGACGAATGCTACTAGAGAGGGCGGAAACCCAATTTAATAAGTTTTATGTTTTAGATAAAATAGGATTCTAG
- the pgsA gene encoding CDP-diacylglycerol--glycerol-3-phosphate 3-phosphatidyltransferase has product MGLPNYLTFFRIFITPIFMLIYLKGRWLGISPVLLPYVLLLVLGISELTDAVDGYLARKFSQVTDLGKLLDPMADSIYRNSLFLTFTQPPVNLPLILVFIFLARDSVLSTLRTVCALRGFALAARKSGKLKAIFQGVSCALILVLMIPYSLNVLSSDRLECIATVIVSLVAFYSVASGVEYLWINKGFLMQIFQGKFSGDKGASDE; this is encoded by the coding sequence ATGGGCTTGCCGAACTATCTGACATTTTTCAGGATATTTATCACTCCAATTTTTATGTTAATTTACCTGAAGGGTCGTTGGTTAGGAATATCTCCTGTGCTTCTGCCTTACGTGTTGCTATTGGTTCTGGGGATTTCTGAGTTAACGGATGCCGTCGATGGTTACTTGGCTAGAAAGTTTTCGCAGGTCACTGATTTGGGAAAATTGTTGGATCCCATGGCTGACAGTATTTATCGGAATTCTTTGTTCCTTACTTTCACACAGCCGCCGGTCAATTTGCCTTTGATTTTGGTTTTTATTTTCCTTGCTAGAGATTCTGTGTTAAGCACTCTTCGGACTGTTTGTGCCTTAAGGGGTTTTGCCTTAGCAGCCAGAAAAAGTGGGAAATTAAAAGCGATTTTTCAAGGTGTTAGTTGCGCTTTGATTTTGGTTTTAATGATTCCTTATTCACTGAATGTTTTATCTTCTGACAGATTGGAGTGTATTGCAACTGTGATAGTATCACTGGTTGCATTCTACTCTGTGGCTTCCGGGGTAGAGTATTTATGGATTAACAAGGGCTTTTTGATGCAAATTTTCCAAGGGAAGTTTTCTGGAGATAAAGGTGCATCGGATGAGTAG
- a CDS encoding glycogen synthase codes for MRIIHVSAEVAHFAKVGGLGDVVHDLANTFSRNHDVEVVIPFYERLCKTNSNLNKILDFKFFFEKEHTASAIQTQKDSIAITFIRTNYRNFFDRDNIYGFSDDPQRFACFCSAAAEYIYQQSLTTRIHVVHLHDWHAALTAGLLKDKKNFNSKIVFTIHNFSHRGYFPLSSMRKTSLSPKTLQVYQLERDPNSGCLMRGGILLSHAITTVSPGYSKEMLEDRSDEDISRALINSQDKFQGILNGINVSYWNPETDNLIHQKYPSNPEKIQQIISGKSRNKSFLLKTLGLPQNSDPLVCVISRLVHQKGLSFMLQAVEHAEKESYKIILLGQCGDDHSKKIMEEARNKIQGSERIFMRLEYDEPLAHLVYAGADIILIPSLFEPCGLTQLIGMRYGTVPIVRKTGGLRDTVTNLENGFVFSEANDPNEFLNTLKEALRTYRDHFPLWKKLIRQGISSDYSWKKSEISYLSIYSDS; via the coding sequence ATGAGAATTATTCATGTATCCGCAGAAGTTGCTCACTTCGCAAAAGTCGGAGGATTGGGCGACGTCGTTCATGACCTAGCTAATACGTTCTCTAGAAATCACGACGTGGAAGTAGTTATCCCCTTTTATGAGAGGCTCTGCAAGACGAACTCTAATTTAAACAAAATCTTAGATTTCAAGTTCTTTTTCGAAAAAGAACACACAGCATCAGCTATTCAAACACAAAAAGACAGCATTGCTATAACCTTCATCAGGACAAACTATCGGAATTTTTTTGATCGAGACAACATCTATGGATTTTCCGATGACCCTCAAAGATTTGCTTGTTTCTGCTCTGCAGCAGCAGAATACATTTATCAACAATCACTCACGACAAGAATACACGTGGTTCACCTACATGACTGGCATGCTGCACTAACCGCTGGGCTACTAAAGGATAAAAAAAATTTTAATAGCAAAATAGTTTTCACAATACATAATTTTTCCCACAGAGGGTATTTCCCCTTATCTTCCATGAGAAAAACTTCCCTATCCCCAAAGACTTTACAAGTTTATCAATTGGAAAGAGATCCCAACTCTGGTTGCCTTATGAGGGGTGGAATTTTACTCTCTCATGCAATCACGACAGTGTCCCCAGGATACAGCAAAGAAATGTTAGAAGATCGATCTGATGAGGACATCTCAAGGGCTCTAATTAACTCACAAGATAAATTTCAAGGCATACTTAACGGAATAAACGTTAGCTACTGGAACCCAGAAACAGACAACCTTATTCATCAAAAATACCCATCAAACCCAGAAAAGATTCAACAAATAATTTCTGGGAAAAGCAGGAACAAAAGTTTTCTCCTAAAAACGCTGGGATTACCTCAAAACTCAGATCCCTTGGTCTGTGTCATATCAAGATTGGTTCACCAGAAAGGTTTGTCTTTTATGCTACAAGCCGTCGAACATGCAGAAAAAGAGTCCTATAAAATAATTCTTTTGGGACAATGCGGGGATGATCACTCAAAGAAAATAATGGAAGAGGCCCGAAATAAAATACAAGGGTCTGAAAGGATCTTCATGCGTCTCGAATATGACGAACCTTTAGCTCATCTGGTATATGCCGGAGCAGATATTATCCTTATCCCCTCCCTGTTCGAACCATGTGGACTAACTCAACTTATTGGGATGCGGTACGGGACTGTTCCTATCGTAAGAAAAACTGGAGGGCTAAGAGACACTGTAACCAATCTTGAAAATGGATTTGTTTTCTCTGAGGCAAATGATCCTAATGAATTCTTGAATACACTGAAAGAGGCCCTAAGGACCTATAGAGATCACTTTCCTTTGTGGAAAAAGCTTATTCGCCAAGGGATATCTTCTGACTACAGCTGGAAAAAATCAGAAATCAGCTACCTCAGCATCTATTCAGATTCTTAA
- a CDS encoding 50S ribosomal protein L25/general stress protein Ctc, with product MKLVVTSRETGKKSFLKMIRQQGGIPAVVYSKGETVANVVVDGHVFNKFLNGLETGALSSTVFSIEFGGKTFSAIIKDIQYKITTYEVIHLDFEMLHNDSPVQLNIPIRFSNIMECIGVKLGGTLRQIIYSLKVTCLPKDIVPFLELDVRDLGMSQTRKLSDIALPKGVKPITPLREVVATVSRR from the coding sequence ATGAAATTGGTTGTTACAAGTCGGGAGACTGGCAAAAAGTCCTTTTTGAAAATGATTCGTCAGCAAGGTGGTATTCCCGCAGTTGTCTACTCTAAAGGGGAGACTGTTGCCAATGTGGTTGTTGATGGGCATGTTTTCAATAAATTTCTTAACGGACTAGAGACGGGGGCTCTTTCTTCTACGGTTTTTTCTATAGAGTTTGGGGGAAAGACCTTTTCGGCCATCATTAAGGATATTCAGTACAAGATCACCACTTACGAAGTTATTCATTTGGACTTTGAAATGCTGCATAATGATTCACCTGTGCAGCTCAATATTCCTATTCGATTTTCGAATATTATGGAGTGTATTGGAGTTAAGTTGGGTGGAACTTTGCGTCAGATTATTTATAGTTTGAAGGTAACTTGTTTGCCTAAGGACATAGTTCCTTTTCTTGAGTTGGATGTTCGGGATCTTGGGATGTCTCAGACTAGAAAGTTGTCAGATATTGCGCTGCCGAAAGGGGTTAAACCCATCACTCCTTTGAGGGAGGTTGTTGCTACGGTTTCCAGAAGGTAG
- the pth gene encoding aminoacyl-tRNA hydrolase, which yields MLRFPEGREIETFMNGQPTRLIVGIGNPGARYVYTRHNVGFLVVQAFSEKYGLDFRKKVEIGGVLAKGVVKGAACCILKPSTYVNLSGESVAKAKRFLGVDISNILVVVDDVDIPFGVIRLRERAGSGGHNGIKSITSSLGGNTYFQLRVGVGRPEGLSELSDYVLGNFSLVERERLVGVFDRTSAMILEWIAARPAEE from the coding sequence TTGCTACGGTTTCCAGAAGGTAGAGAGATTGAAACTTTCATGAATGGCCAGCCCACCAGATTGATTGTTGGGATAGGGAATCCTGGTGCCCGCTATGTGTATACCCGACATAACGTCGGGTTTTTAGTTGTTCAGGCTTTTTCTGAAAAGTATGGCTTGGATTTCAGAAAAAAAGTTGAGATCGGGGGGGTGTTGGCTAAAGGGGTTGTAAAAGGGGCCGCCTGTTGTATTCTCAAACCCTCCACCTACGTTAATCTCAGTGGGGAATCTGTAGCTAAAGCTAAGAGATTCTTGGGTGTTGATATCAGTAACATTCTTGTCGTGGTTGATGATGTGGATATCCCTTTCGGGGTGATTCGATTACGTGAAAGGGCTGGAAGTGGCGGGCATAATGGAATAAAGAGTATAACGAGCTCTTTGGGGGGAAACACTTATTTTCAACTGCGTGTAGGTGTCGGACGTCCAGAGGGTCTGTCAGAGTTATCGGATTATGTTCTCGGCAATTTTTCTCTTGTGGAAAGAGAGAGACTGGTGGGTGTTTTTGATCGCACTTCAGCGATGATTCTGGAGTGGATAGCTGCTCGACCCGCAGAGGAGTAA
- the rpsF gene encoding 30S ribosomal protein S6, whose product MRKEKKQLYEGMYVFSVTLSEEARKRALEKVTSGIVNYGGEVVKIHDQGRRKLAYEIRGTREGYYYVIYFTVATSAIAELWKEYHLHEDLLRFLTLKADSVKEVLEFASLPE is encoded by the coding sequence ATGAGAAAAGAAAAAAAACAGCTTTACGAAGGCATGTATGTTTTTAGTGTGACTTTAAGTGAAGAAGCCAGGAAGAGGGCTTTGGAAAAGGTTACCTCGGGCATAGTCAATTATGGCGGGGAAGTTGTAAAAATTCATGATCAGGGTAGGAGGAAACTTGCCTACGAGATTCGTGGAACTAGAGAAGGATACTACTATGTAATTTATTTCACAGTGGCTACAAGTGCTATTGCCGAGTTATGGAAGGAGTATCATCTTCACGAAGATTTGCTTAGGTTTCTTACTTTGAAAGCGGACTCTGTAAAGGAAGTTTTGGAATTTGCTTCTTTGCCAGAATAA
- the rpsR gene encoding 30S ribosomal protein S18 translates to MKKPVHHHEHKRKRFSKKCPFTTAGWKTIDYKDVETLRKFITERGKILPRRITGVSSRFQALLAQAVKRARYIGLLPFLGED, encoded by the coding sequence ATGAAAAAGCCTGTTCATCATCATGAACATAAAAGGAAGCGCTTCAGTAAGAAGTGCCCTTTTACTACCGCAGGTTGGAAGACTATTGATTACAAAGATGTCGAGACCTTGAGGAAATTTATCACTGAGCGAGGAAAGATCCTTCCTAGGAGGATTACGGGGGTTTCCTCTAGGTTTCAAGCGCTATTGGCTCAGGCCGTTAAAAGAGCTCGCTATATCGGGCTTCTTCCATTTTTAGGTGAAGATTAA